TCACCGCCACCATCGTGGCGGGCTGCGCGCCGAAGAACAGCGCGCAGGCATAGGCCAGCGCCTGGCGCGGATCGGCGGCGATCACCAGCGCCGCCTCGCTCTCGCCCAGCGCGTCGCGGGCGATCTCGGCGCCCTCGGCATCGGTCAGCACGGCAACGGCGCCCTGCGCCAGCGCGGTCTCGACAAAGCGCGCGCCATGCACCTTGGTGCCCGGCATCGCCGCAAAGAGATGCCCCGGCATCACCGCCCGGCTGTCCACGGAAATGCCGCTCACCTTCGCCTCGCGCCCGCCCCGCGCGGTCAGGCCCAGATCCGAGAGGCTCTTCTCCCCGCTCATGGCAGCCCTTTCATCTTTCCCAAAATACTCAAACCCGGCGGCGCCGACGCGCCCTCAGTTCCGGATGAGTGTCACATTGGTCATGTCGCTCATATCGTATTCCGGACGCAAGCCCAGAAGCGGCGCGATCCGGCCGATCATCTCGGCGGCCACCGGCACGGCGGTCCAGCCGGCGGTGCGGCGGGGCTTGGAGCCGGAGGTCTCGACCGGCTCGTCGAGCGTGACGACCAGCACGTATTTCGGATCATGCGCCGGGAACATCGAGGCAAAGGTGGCGATCACCTTGTCCTTGTAATAGCCGCCGCCATGCTCCTTGGGCTTGTCCGCCGTGCCGGTCTTGCCGCCGACGTGATAGCCCGGCACCTCGCCAAAGCTCGCCGTGCCCTCGCTCACCACCTTGCGCAGCATCTGCCGCGCCGAGGCCGATACCTGTTCCGAGAGCACACGCGGCCCGATTTTCGGACCGTGCTGCTTCAGCAGCGTCGGGCTGACCAGATGGCCGCCATTGGCAATGGTGGAATAGGCCGCCGCCAGATGCAGTGGCGAGGAGCTGAGCCCGTGCCCGTAGGAGATCGTCACCGACGACAGGTCGGTCCAGCGCGAGGGCAGCAGCGGCTTGCCGCCCGCCGCCTCGACGATCTCGAGCCCGGTCGGCTCGAAAAAGCCCAGCGATTTCAGAAACTCCTGCTGCCGCTCGATGCCGATGGCCAGCGCGATCTTGCCGGTGCCGCGGTTGGAGCTCTTCACGATGACCTGCTCGACGCTGATCTCGCCGTAATTGTGCCCGTCGAACTCGCCGATGCGGTGGCCGCCGACCTTGAAGGGCGGGCGGGTGTCGATCACCGTGTCGGGGCGCACCAGCCCCAGCTCCATCGCCTGGGCCGCGGCAAAGATCTTGAAGGTCGAGCCCAGCTCATAAACCCCCTGCACCGCGCGGTTGAACAGCGGGCTGTCGGAGGGGCTGCCCTCGGTCGGCGGGCGGGGCCGGTCGTTGGGGTCGAAATCGGGCAGCGAGGCGATGGCGATCACCTCGCCGGTATGCACATCCATCAGCACCGAGGCCGCGCCCTTGGCGTTCATCAGCCGCATGCCCGAATCCAGCACCCGCTCGGTGGCGGCCTGAATGGTCAGGTCGATGGAAAGCTCCAGCGGCGCCCCCTCGCGGGCCGGATCGCGCAGCTTGGCGTCGAAATATTTCTCGATCCCGGCGGTGCCGATCACCTCGGCGGAATGCACGCCTTCGCGCCCGAAACTGGCGCCGCCAAGGATATGCGAGGCCAGCGCGCCATTGGGGTAAAGCCGCATCTCGCGCGGACCGAAGAGCAGCCCGGGCTCGCCGATATCGTGCACCGCCTGCATCTGCTCGGGGCTGATTTTCTTCTTCACCCAGAGAAACTTGCGCTTATCGTCGGTGAAATCCTTGACCATCCGCTCTTCGTCGAGATCCGGGAAGATCGCCTTCAGCTCCTTTGCCGCGCGCAGCGGTTCGATCATCTGCTGCGGATGCGCGTAGAGCGAATGCGTCTCCATATTGGTGGCGAGGATACGGCCATGACGGTCGGTGATGTCGGCGCGGCTGGCGATGATCGAGGCGCCGGTGGCCTGGGCGCGCGGCTCGCTGGGTTCGGAACCGGCCAGCACGCCCATGCGCACGCCGATGGTGCCGAAGGCAATGAAGAACAGCACGCCCAGCACCAGCAGGCGGCCCTCGGCGCGCACCCTTGCGCGGTCGCGCATCTGCTCGTGGCGGATGCGGATGTTCTCGCGTTCGATGGCGTCGGGGTTCTCGCCCTTGCGGCGGGCGTCGAGGATGCGGGCCAGAGGGCGGAGCGGGGTGCGCGTGGTCATTGCCCGGCCCCCGCGCTGGTCACGTCGACGGGCTCGGTGACCACCAGCGGATGTATCACCGGATAGGCGACCTGATCGACGCGGCCATATTGATCGGCCCGCATCGGCAGCAGTTCGAGCCGGGGAAAGTTGATCTCGGCCAGATCGCGCAGCCGGTCGGGGCGGTTGAGATAGGCCCATTCCGCCTTGAGGATCGCCAGCCGCGCCCGCGCATCGGCGATGTCGCGGTGCAGATCCTCAACATGGTCGAGCGCCGCCTGGGTGTCGTAGTTTTCGCGATAGGCCCAGAAGGCGAGGCCGATCAGCCCCAGAAAGGTGGTCACATAGAGCATCGTTCGCATCAGCGCTTCCCCTTCAGTTGCGGCATGTTCAAAGTCGCCGACCCGATCTCGCCCGGCACCGCCTCGGTACGGCGCCCGATGCGCAGCCGCGCCGAGCGGGCGCGCGGGTTGGCCTGCAACTCCACCTCATCCGGCCCCACCGCCTTGCGCGTCACCAGCTCGAAGCGCGGCTCTTCGGTCTCGGTCACCGGCGCGTGGCGGCTCACCGAGCCGAGCCGACCGGAGCGCGCCTGGAAGAAGCGCTTGACCATGCGGTCCTCGACCGAATGAAAGGTCACGACGCAGAGCCAGCCGCCGGGCTTCAACGCCCGCTCGGCGGCCATCAACCCGCGCCAGAGCGCGCCGTATTCGTCGTTCACCGCGATGCGCAGCGCCTGAAAACTGCGCGTCGCCGGATGCGACTGGCCGGGTTTCGGGCGCGGCAGGCAGGCCTCGACGATCGAGGACAGCCGTGCGGTGGTATCGATCGGCTCCTCGGCGCGCGCCTTGACGATGGCCCGCGCGATGCGGCGCGAGGCGCGTTCCTCGCCATAGGTATAAAGCACATCCGCCAGCGTGGTTTCGTCCAGCCGCTTGACCAGATCGGCGGCGCTTTCGCCCGCCTGCTCCATGCGCATGTCGAGCGGCCCGTCCTTCTGGAAGGAAAAGCCCCGCTCTGCCCGGTCGAGCTGCATCGAAGAGACGCCGAGATCCAGCACCACGCCGTCGACGTCGCTGGCA
The window above is part of the Salipiger abyssi genome. Proteins encoded here:
- a CDS encoding peptidoglycan D,D-transpeptidase FtsI family protein; translation: MTTRTPLRPLARILDARRKGENPDAIERENIRIRHEQMRDRARVRAEGRLLVLGVLFFIAFGTIGVRMGVLAGSEPSEPRAQATGASIIASRADITDRHGRILATNMETHSLYAHPQQMIEPLRAAKELKAIFPDLDEERMVKDFTDDKRKFLWVKKKISPEQMQAVHDIGEPGLLFGPREMRLYPNGALASHILGGASFGREGVHSAEVIGTAGIEKYFDAKLRDPAREGAPLELSIDLTIQAATERVLDSGMRLMNAKGAASVLMDVHTGEVIAIASLPDFDPNDRPRPPTEGSPSDSPLFNRAVQGVYELGSTFKIFAAAQAMELGLVRPDTVIDTRPPFKVGGHRIGEFDGHNYGEISVEQVIVKSSNRGTGKIALAIGIERQQEFLKSLGFFEPTGLEIVEAAGGKPLLPSRWTDLSSVTISYGHGLSSSPLHLAAAYSTIANGGHLVSPTLLKQHGPKIGPRVLSEQVSASARQMLRKVVSEGTASFGEVPGYHVGGKTGTADKPKEHGGGYYKDKVIATFASMFPAHDPKYVLVVTLDEPVETSGSKPRRTAGWTAVPVAAEMIGRIAPLLGLRPEYDMSDMTNVTLIRN
- the ftsL gene encoding cell division protein FtsL — encoded protein: MRTMLYVTTFLGLIGLAFWAYRENYDTQAALDHVEDLHRDIADARARLAILKAEWAYLNRPDRLRDLAEINFPRLELLPMRADQYGRVDQVAYPVIHPLVVTEPVDVTSAGAGQ
- the rsmH gene encoding 16S rRNA (cytosine(1402)-N(4))-methyltransferase RsmH, which produces MAPAAEQNDGAPHVPVLLRPLLEAVAPVGGTWIDGTFGAGGYARGLLEAGAGRVIGIDRDPLAHEMAAGWIGEYGDRLELVEGNFADMDRYASDVDGVVLDLGVSSMQLDRAERGFSFQKDGPLDMRMEQAGESAADLVKRLDETTLADVLYTYGEERASRRIARAIVKARAEEPIDTTARLSSIVEACLPRPKPGQSHPATRSFQALRIAVNDEYGALWRGLMAAERALKPGGWLCVVTFHSVEDRMVKRFFQARSGRLGSVSRHAPVTETEEPRFELVTRKAVGPDEVELQANPRARSARLRIGRRTEAVPGEIGSATLNMPQLKGKR